In Oryza sativa Japonica Group chromosome 8, ASM3414082v1, the sequence cctagctgagtaactagcttatcaggggagccttgatgccgagagacatgtggattcgccggggtggtgtcggggaggacccctgggcttcctggcacagtatggtctgggacctaacctgttgttggtctgggacccctctcgtcggcatatggtaaacctgtgtcggctttggaaatgccttgtcatgaaagcttggaggtctcccgacgtggctgatcccccacgggctgggtgatccgggttagtaatgtcgtgtgggtaaagtgtaccccctctgcagaggttaacaaactgttcgaacagccgtgcccacggtcatgggcggatgtgaggtgattcctagcgtagttttgtttgactactgcttgtgaaattgctgttgtggaaaggggttcgatgtttgaaaaatctgcatctgatgggatcagctaggcccgggtggccgtttgaaagttgttggcccgggtggccgtttgaaaagctgttgaccgggtgccaaccttgattcaattctaaagactgatacattgcacatactccgaccggacgagacgtactgtctcatccgtgtcgtttgagaagcactcacttagttgtttttagaaaagagttcaaataaaatcaattgcaaaaacaacagcctttctttgaagcctgcattaaacatttatttcccatggcttgctgagtactcccgtactcacccttgctctatataaataattccccccccagttgctgaagaagatgaagcggatcctgctgatgaggagttcttccaggagcaagccggctacgatgagttttagggtttcggcctagttcccaagtcgcgcctgtgttgtttggtcctagtcctggcttccgtttcccctTTTGTagtgcagttgtgagctcgggatctgcccgcagcccaacatgactgtacctctactctataattaAGTGACCTTTGTTGCTGTGatatctgtcttcctgtgataccagcactgtatCTTGGGattggtatcgattaacaggttaatttggagcgtcacgggctagttccagtcggtactagttcggggtgtgacaaaggGGGACCCACCTTGCCTGGGTCAGACGACCGTACATGCCTTCAACCGGAAGCAAGGTGGTCGTGCGTCCTTGGGTGGGGCCTAACGCCGTCCCCCGCCTGACACGAGGGAGATCCTTGTCATTCGCCATTAAACACGTAGAGACTTTGGTGACTCACCACGCGTGGAGGGCACTCCTGGGAACGTGCTGATGGGACGGGGCATATCTGCCCCCACTCCATCTGACACAGAGTGGAACGTGGGGGCACTGCCACCCGTCCCATCGTCTgcgaccagtcacagaccggtcgtcacagaccggtcaatcGAGCGGCGCCGCACGCCCACCCCACACCGCATTAAATGTGGCATCGTGCATTGAAGGCGCGCGGAGCAGTGTCTCTTGCTCCGCCTGCTCTCCCCGCCACGTGGTGAccgggcgagggcctcggggtggCGCACGCTGAAGGCCCGAGGGTCATGATGTGGCCCCCCGAGGCCCCCTGGCCGCGTCAGTGCTACCTGACTGCCCCCTCCCCTGAGGAGGTGGGGGAAAGCCAGGCCGCTCAGCCACGTAGCCAGTCGAGAAGGCGGCTTCCCTCTACTGTGCGTACCCcgagcccatatcaccgacagcaCTACTACCTTTTAAATTAGTATAGATGACTTTCCTCTTTATCCCTGTTTCCGTTGCTCGAATCGAACAAGGATTTTAACCTCTTTTTCGTTTTTTCCTACATCTGAATTTCTCAATGCACAAACTCAATAAAAACCATTTGCATAAGTTACACTCAATGCCTGCCTTTGAAAATTTAAGATTGATTTCCAGACACATAGAAGATCTAGATTTTAAAATGAACTTTCCCCCTTCTAAAAAATGATTCTTCTCATAATGCCAACAGAAATTGCTCAAAATCAAAACCGAATTAAAAATTTTTTGGTTCGGTGTGCCAAATTTATGTTACCACTTGTAGGCATACCTGAGAGATGTGTTTCGGTTTTAGATTCAAATTTGGACCTTAGtttaatttttggattttgACTTTGAATTTATAGTATTCCGGCCGCCTACTATCGTCTTTCTGGAGCCCTGATGCATCAAAAAGCTCGCCATTGGTGTTTATAACAACAAAACAATAGCCATCATCTGCAATACTGTTGTACAAATACAATATGTAAATTCTCGTGTTTTGAAGGCTTGAATTATTAACAGCCCTAATTTCAAAAACGCTATTTCGAACTGAAATATAAAAAGATCGATATGTATCTAACAAATTAATATCAGATAATTACATGTCAACTAATTGCAACTACAAATCCGTATCGAACGGCGAGTGCATCTCGCGAGCTCGTCAACAACTGAAGATCGATCGGGAGTttcgcgacggcgacggcggcggcaaggccgctACACCGGTTTCAATGGACGACGCCGTCAGCCGGGGCGACCTACCCGCGGACGCCCACGTGGAGATCCTGCAGCGCGTCCCGCCGCTTCCGCCTCGTCTGCCGGCAATGGCGCGACGCCATCGACGAGCGgcgcgccggccggcggcgaagtgCCGCGCCAAGACGCTCGTCGTCGTTGATGATGATAGGGATCTACCTCTTCGACGACCTAACGAGAGGGATCAGCAGGGAGGTGCTGCACGACTGCCAGAACAGTTGAACACAGGCGTCACCGTCGGCACGTACGTGCAACGGCGTGCTCTGCACGTGGCACTGGTACAGCTAGACTAGAGGCATCGTCCGTCTTGGGCAACCCGGTCACCGGCGAGACGCGACGCTGgacatcccgccgccgccgtgccccgcCCCGGGTGTCTACCCTGGATATATAGCGAGGGATCACAGCAAGTTCAGCTTCGATCGATCGGCTACctgccggcggcgtcgacggggcGGTACAAGATCGTGCACTTCCCCGTCAAGGGTGTTCGACGTGGTGCGGGTGTTCATGTTGGTGGATGACGCGTCGTGGCGAGACGTGGCGGTGAGTGGCGCCGGAtcgagccgccgcggcggctgcggcgtcgCCAGCGTCGACGGCGTCATCTACTGGGTCGCCAACGTACGGCACCGAGATGGCCATGTCGTTCGACCTCAAGTACGAGCGCGTCGCCGCTGTCAAGCCGAGCTGCCGGCGCGTTCGGTGATGCCAACGGAGGTGCGCGggcggctcgccgtcgccgctgaccGAGGTACAAACATAGTACTCTCTctatccctaaatgtttgaagCTGTTAActcttttaaatatgtttaaccgttcgtcttattaaaaaaatttaagtaattgttaattctttttctatcatttgattcattgttaaatatacttttatgtatacatatagttttacatatttcacaaaagtttttgaataagatgaatgatcaaacatgtttaaaaaattcaacggcgttaaacatttagaaaaggagagagagtaCTAATTAACATAGTCGATACTAGATGGCTCGAACCATACTCGACTCGAGGCGTACCACTGCATTCGATAATCGATACTAGATCGGCCGCCACTGCCAGGACATCCGGGTATTCGCCTAGGTGGAGACATCTGAGCCGTTGGGTGTATACAGGCTTGGTAGACACGTGGCTGATGGTGTGACCGTGTGAGAATGTGAGATTGCAAGGCTGCAAATTGTCACGGGATTGTGGTTCGTTTTGAGTTTGTTTGATTCATAATTATAAGTTTAAGTTTTTGACATGTGCCAAAAGAACACTTTTCTGGAGATCAAAAACATATGCTTTGTGTTTTAGTTAGATATTCTAACTTTAGATTTACATTTTCGGTTTTGAATATGGAAGTTATATCGTAGTCTTCCTCCTGTTACTACATTCATAAATTCTACTGGTAGTGGTAGCGTTTTGAATGCTAGACTCAAAACTCTAAAATCCAAAACCGAACACAATTCTAGGCAATATTAGCTTGACCACTACGTAACTAAACAATACTACCAGCAGGAGAGAGATCTATCTATTTGAATCAAACCCGGGAAGATTTTGAATACCGTACCGAACGGCGAGCGCATCTCGCGGGGCCCTTCAACGACTCGAGatcgtggcgacggcgacgggccaAGGCGGCGCTACACCAGCGGCAATAAtgcaggacgacggcgacggcgacgacaacggCTGGGACATGCCCTCGGATACCCTCGGCGAGATCCtgcgccacctcccgccgctcgaCCGGCGGCGCTCCCGCCTCGTCTGCAGGCAGTGGCGCGACGCCGTGGActcgcgcgcgccggcgaggccgggcCCCGCCAAGACGCTCGTCGTCGCGCACGGCGCAGGGTACGTGTTCGACGACGTGCCGGGAGGGAGCAGCAGGGAGATCCCGTCCCCCTGCCCTCTCGCCAACATCGTCGGCACGTGCAACGGCCTGCTCTGCGTCGTCGGCACCGGCGCCGGGTTCACCACCGGCGGCTTCGTCTTGTCCAACCCCGTCACCGGCGAGGCGCTGCACGTCCCGCTGCCGACCAGAATCGGCGCGCCGTGGAGAAGATGGGAGCACAACGAGTACTACAGCTTCGCGCACCACCCGACGACGGGGCTGTACAAGATCGTGCCCTTCCCCGTCGACGACCGGTGGACGGGGTCGTTCGACGCGGTGCAGGTGTACACGCTCGGGGAGGCCGCGTCGTGGCGGGACGTGCCGGCGCCCGCCGGATCGAGCCGCCGCAAGAGCTGCGGGCTCGTCAGCGTCGACGGCTTCACCTACTGGGTCGCCATGGACACCGAGAAGGTCATGTCGCTGGACCTCAAGGACGAGCGCATCACCGTCGTGATCACGCTGCCGGCGCCCGCGTCGGAGCCTGGCCGCCAGTGCCGCCTGACCGAGGCACACGGgaggctcgccgtcgccgccatcgtcacCCAGCCGACGAACACCAAGACAGAGGTAATTACTACAAGATTCCAAACTTTTACCAAGGGGGTTTAAACCGTCGGCCACCTATTTAAACTGTCGGCCATACTTATTACTGAGTGGGTACCGTCGGCAACTTCCCCTCAGCA encodes:
- the LOC107275404 gene encoding F-box protein At3g07870 translates to MQDDGDGDDNGWDMPSDTLGEILRHLPPLDRRRSRLVCRQWRDAVDSRAPARPGPAKTLVVAHGAGYVFDDVPGGSSREIPSPCPLANIVGTCNGLLCVVGTGAGFTTGGFVLSNPVTGEALHVPLPTRIGAPWRRWEHNEYYSFAHHPTTGLYKIVPFPVDDRWTGSFDAVQVYTLGEAASWRDVPAPAGSSRRKSCGLVSVDGFTYWVAMDTEKVMSLDLKDERITVVITLPAPASEPGRQCRLTEAHGRLAVAAIVTQPTNTKTEVITTRFQTFTKGV